A window of the Oryza brachyantha chromosome 5, ObraRS2, whole genome shotgun sequence genome harbors these coding sequences:
- the LOC121054546 gene encoding E3 ubiquitin-protein ligase EL5-like, which yields MPLLPPPSSSSSSAAAAAPPSGCLPADQACFALSSASSPSYRSSATATRRDASGGGGGGGGRACCTTASYVVVLGISFGSLLAILLILCVIRWYLVWRSSSARHGRHDDAGGAADEAAPGPDKKRSAGLDADAIAALPEFAYKKDGGGGSEGENEEEEERECAVCLAVMADGEAARRLPRCMHVFHRGCVDVWLREHSTCPVCRAEVVVRPAGAVRAEKLPESSTSRALTSPAQTAPRMAMDVGGERDLEAQQ from the coding sequence ATGCCGTTGctaccgccgccgtcgtcgtcctcgtcgtcggccgccgccgccgctcccccgTCTGGCTGCCTCCCCGCCGACCAGGCCTGCTTCGCGCTCTCCTCGGCCAGCTCGCCCTCGTACCGCTCCTCCGCGACCGCGACGCGCCGCGacgcctccggcggcggcggcggcggcggggggcgcgCGTGCTGCACCACCGCGTCCtacgtcgtcgtcctcggcaTCAGCTTCGGCTCCCTCCTCGCCATCCTGCTCATCCTCTGCGTCATCCGGTGGTACCTCGTGTGGCGGTCGTCGTCCGCGCGCCACGGCCGGCATGACGACGCTGGCGGCGCCGCGGACGAGGCGGCACCGGGGCCGGACAAGAAGCGGTCGGCCGGACTGGACGccgacgccatcgccgcgcTGCCGGAGTTCGCGTACAagaaggacggcggcggcggcagcgagggggagaacgaggaggaggaggagcgggagTGCGCGGTGTGCCTCGCCGTGATGGCcgacggggaggcggcgcgccggcTGCCCAGGTGCATGCACGTCTTCCACCGGGGCTGCGTCGACGTGTGGCTGAGGGAGCACTCGACGTGCCCCGTCTGCCGCGCCGAGGTGGTCGTGAGGCCCGCCGGCGCGGTGCGCGCCGAGAAGCTTCCGGAGAGCAGCACGTCGCGGGCCTTGACGTCGCCGGCGCAGACGGCGCCGCGGATGGCCATGGACGTCGGCGGGGAGAGGGACCTCGAGGCGCAGcagtag
- the LOC102700524 gene encoding nudix hydrolase 15, mitochondrial-like, translating to MRPLLARLFAPTYIAMGFSPSAAAPSRRLAHLTRHVLLRSSFSGPGELFSSVGAPAAAARPGCLAAPKGYAAVLVCLFEDPHGGDPRVILTKRASSLSSHSGEVSLPGGKVEEGDADAKATALREAHEEIGLDPALVSVVTVLEPFLSKNGLHVTPVIGILSDKALFEPLLNESEVEDIFDAPLGMFLKDDNRKTQESNWMGMNIPVQSFEYQSEDKMFVIWGLTAHILTRAAAVVLQREPSFVEFPRPGYVSSPFGDTNETKR from the exons aTGAGGCCTCTCCTCGCCCGCCTCTTCGCCCCGACTTACATTGCCATGGGGttctccccctccgccgccgcgccgtcccgGCGGCTTGCCCACCTCACACGCCacgtcctcctccgctcctccTTCTCCGGCCCCGGCGAGCTCTTCTCTTCCGTGGGcgcccctgccgccgccgcccggccgggATGCCTGGCCGCCCCCAAGGGCTACGCCGCCGTGCTGGTCTGCCTCTTCGAGGACCcccacggcggcgacccgCGCGTCATCCTCACCaagcgcgcctcctccctctcctcccactCCG GTGAGGTGTCTTTGCCGGGAGGGAAGGTGGAGGAAGGGGATGCGGATGCGAAGGCGACGGCTCTGCGGGAGGCGCACGAGGAGATTGGATTGGACCCAGCGCTTGTGTCTGTCGTCACTGTTCTTGAGCCGTTCTTGTCCAAG AATGGTCTCCATGTAACTCCTGTAATTGGCATCCTTTCGGATAAAGCTTTATTCGAACCTCTCTTGAATGAATCTGAAGTGGAAGACATCTTTGATGCACCTCTAGGAATGTTTTTGAAG GATGATAACCGGAAAACACAAGAATCGAATTGGATGGGCATGAATATTCCAGTCCAGTCTTTCGAGTACCAGTCAGAGGACAAAATGTTTGTGATTTGGGGCTTAACAGCACACATTCTAACCCGTGCTGCAGCAGTTGTTTTACAGAGAGAGCCATCATTTGTTGAATTTCCGAGACCAGGATATGTGAGCTCACCCTTTGGAGATACGAATGAAACAAAACGCTGA